The following are from one region of the Silene latifolia isolate original U9 population chromosome 9, ASM4854445v1, whole genome shotgun sequence genome:
- the LOC141599248 gene encoding uncharacterized protein LOC141599248, which yields MITIAGKNWPRGFASLTVTGVTAANDAKSPKLKATGDEDLKSPTVSVKLELDGPPSPPSVAGLKDGDGSRDSGGERKDGDGGGSATGGGKDGPGSGGSGGGGDGAGVRAGLGSDYGAGQNYSPGNTGGTGENSGGGYSGGIIVNLVFKL from the exons ATGATTACCATTGCAGGAAAGAATTGGCCTAGAGGCTTTGCATCTCTCACAGTTACAGGAGTTACAGCTGCTAATGATGCTAAGAGCCCGAAACTGAAGGCAACGGGGGACGAG GATCTCAAGAGCCCTACGGTGAGTGTGAAACTCGAGCTAGACGGACCACCTAGTCCGCCCAGTGTTGCTGGCCTAAAAGATGGTGACGGTAGTAGAGATAGTGGAGGTGAAAGAAaagatggtgatggtggtggtagtGCTACTGGTGGCGGTAAAGATGGTCCAGGTAGTGGTGGCAGCGGTGGTGGTGGCGACGGTGCTGGGGTTAGGGCTGGTCTCGGCAGTGACTATGGCGCAGGACAAAATTATAGTCCAGGGAATACTGGTGGTACTGGAGAGAATAGTGGTGGTGGTTATTCCGGAGGAATAATTGTTAACTTGGTATTCAAACTGTAA